One genomic segment of Desulfomicrobium sp. ZS1 includes these proteins:
- a CDS encoding LeuA family protein, with amino-acid sequence MLIDTTLREGAQMFGTSIPQQARIEIAGRIADMGVEEIEIGWMGQKRLDEMVQALRGRGVTCDLSVWSPCRTLDVYRAAGLGIDTINIGLPVSDLHIAERLRTDREGLTRMLRETVGLAHSCGIRRISIGLEDVTRADQDFALSMARMARELGAARIRLADTLGVMTPTRIAELVRFFAAGVDMEIAIHCHNDFGMATANAITALEAGAHWADVSVLGIGERSGISALEEVAGHLRLVQGYDMYDMNLVRDLCDLVAEYARIPVARNRPMSGGDIFAAESGLHVDGILKNPALFEPYDPALTGAKRVLALGAKAGRGAVRTMLRQVGLDGPLHSIGNLVDTIRERAHRTGHPLTQGEVQALAEHQKCLDGGVC; translated from the coding sequence ATGCTCATCGACACGACACTCAGGGAAGGGGCGCAAATGTTCGGGACCAGCATCCCGCAGCAAGCCAGGATTGAAATCGCCGGCCGCATCGCGGACATGGGCGTGGAAGAGATAGAGATCGGCTGGATGGGACAAAAAAGGCTGGATGAAATGGTGCAGGCGCTACGTGGCCGGGGCGTGACCTGCGACCTGAGCGTCTGGTCGCCCTGCCGCACCCTGGATGTGTACCGGGCCGCGGGGCTGGGCATCGACACGATCAATATCGGCCTGCCTGTTTCGGATCTGCATATCGCCGAGCGGCTGCGCACGGACCGGGAAGGCCTGACCCGCATGCTGCGCGAGACCGTGGGGCTGGCCCACTCCTGCGGCATCCGTCGCATCAGCATCGGCCTTGAGGACGTGACCCGTGCCGATCAGGACTTCGCCCTGTCCATGGCCCGCATGGCCAGGGAGCTCGGCGCCGCGCGCATCCGCCTGGCCGATACGCTCGGCGTCATGACCCCGACCCGCATTGCGGAGCTGGTGCGCTTCTTTGCCGCAGGCGTGGACATGGAAATCGCCATCCACTGCCACAACGATTTCGGCATGGCCACGGCCAACGCCATCACGGCCCTGGAGGCGGGCGCACACTGGGCGGATGTCTCGGTGCTGGGGATTGGCGAGCGCTCGGGCATCTCGGCCCTGGAGGAAGTGGCCGGACACCTGCGGCTGGTGCAGGGCTACGACATGTACGACATGAATCTGGTGCGTGACCTGTGCGATCTGGTGGCCGAATACGCCCGCATTCCGGTGGCCCGCAACCGGCCCATGTCCGGGGGCGACATCTTCGCGGCCGAATCAGGCCTGCATGTCGACGGCATTTTGAAAAACCCGGCCCTGTTCGAACCCTACGACCCGGCCCTGACAGGAGCCAAGCGCGTCCTGGCCCTGGGCGCCAAGGCCGGACGGGGAGCCGTCAGGACCATGCTGCGCCAGGTAGGCCTGGACGGACCGCTGCACTCCATCGGCAACTTGGTGGACACCATCCGCGAACGCGCCCACCGCACGGGCCACCCGTTGACCCAAGGTGAGGTGCAGGCCCTGGCCGAGCATCAGAAATGCCTGGACGGCGGGGTCTGCTGA
- the nifH gene encoding nitrogenase iron protein: MRKIAIYGKGGIGKSTTTQNTVAGLSEMGKKIMVVGCDPKADSTRLLLGGLAQKSVLDTLRDEGEDVELADIRKAGFNGTWCVESGGPEPGVGCAGRGIITSINMLESLGAYHESEALDYAFYDVLGDVVCGGFAMPIRDGKAEEIYIVCSGEMMAMYAANNICKGIMKYAESGSVRLGGLICNSRNVDNEKEMIEELAKKIGTQMIYFVPRDNDVQRAEINRMTVIEWNPKAPQADHYRNLAKAIDQNTNFVVPKPLEIQELEQLLMDFGLLEAV; the protein is encoded by the coding sequence ATGAGGAAGATCGCAATTTACGGAAAGGGCGGCATCGGCAAGTCCACCACCACGCAGAACACGGTCGCAGGCCTGTCAGAAATGGGTAAGAAGATCATGGTTGTCGGCTGTGACCCCAAGGCCGACTCGACCCGCCTGCTCCTGGGCGGCCTAGCCCAGAAGTCCGTTCTGGATACCCTGCGCGACGAAGGCGAAGACGTTGAACTGGCCGACATCCGCAAAGCGGGCTTCAACGGCACCTGGTGCGTCGAGTCCGGCGGACCCGAGCCGGGCGTTGGTTGCGCCGGCCGCGGCATCATCACCTCCATCAACATGCTTGAGTCCCTTGGCGCCTATCACGAGTCCGAAGCCTTGGATTACGCGTTCTACGACGTTCTGGGCGACGTTGTGTGCGGCGGGTTTGCCATGCCCATCCGCGACGGCAAGGCCGAAGAGATTTACATCGTCTGTTCCGGCGAGATGATGGCCATGTATGCGGCCAATAATATCTGCAAGGGCATCATGAAATATGCCGAATCCGGCAGTGTGCGTCTGGGCGGATTGATCTGCAACTCCCGTAACGTCGATAATGAAAAAGAGATGATTGAGGAGTTGGCCAAAAAAATCGGCACGCAGATGATCTATTTTGTCCCCCGCGACAACGACGTGCAGCGCGCCGAGATCAATCGCATGACTGTCATTGAATGGAATCCCAAGGCTCCCCAGGCCGATCACTATCGCAATTTGGCCAAGGCCATCGACCAGAACACGAATTTTGTTGTCCCGAAGCCTCTGGAAATTCAGGAACTGGAACAATTGCTCATGGACTTCGGCCTGCTTGAAGCCGTGTAA
- a CDS encoding P-II family nitrogen regulator has product MIMVRAIVRPEKSDDVLAALMDAGFPAVTKYSVAGRGKQRGIKIGEVTYDEIPKTMLMSVINAADKDYVISVIMKAARSGAKGAFGDGKIFVSEVGDVYTISSGICDSAPAGSAPAGA; this is encoded by the coding sequence ATGATCATGGTCAGAGCAATCGTACGCCCCGAAAAGTCCGATGACGTCCTCGCAGCCCTCATGGATGCGGGTTTTCCGGCGGTGACCAAATATTCCGTGGCCGGTCGTGGCAAGCAGCGCGGCATCAAGATCGGCGAAGTGACCTATGACGAGATCCCCAAGACCATGCTCATGAGCGTGATCAACGCGGCGGACAAGGATTACGTCATCAGCGTGATCATGAAGGCCGCCCGCAGCGGCGCCAAGGGCGCTTTCGGCGACGGCAAGATTTTCGTGAGCGAAGTGGGGGATGTCTACACCATCAGCTCCGGCATCTGTGACAGCGCCCCCGCAGGAAGCGCCCCCGCAGGAGCATAG
- a CDS encoding P-II family nitrogen regulator: MKEVIAVIRMNMMNKTKKALQDAGVVAFFAHEAFGRGKGLVDLKPLEGAKKGIEEAVAVLGEKGKLYPKRMLTVVVTDDLVPEVVKVITDTNKTGQPGDGKIFVLPMIDAVRVRTGEKGAKSIE; this comes from the coding sequence ATGAAAGAAGTGATCGCGGTCATCCGCATGAACATGATGAACAAGACCAAGAAGGCTCTGCAGGACGCGGGCGTGGTCGCCTTCTTTGCCCACGAGGCTTTCGGTCGCGGTAAGGGTCTGGTCGATCTGAAACCGCTGGAAGGAGCCAAAAAGGGAATCGAGGAAGCGGTGGCCGTGCTGGGGGAAAAGGGCAAGCTCTATCCCAAACGCATGCTGACCGTCGTGGTCACCGATGATCTGGTGCCGGAAGTGGTCAAGGTCATCACCGACACCAACAAGACCGGCCAGCCCGGCGATGGCAAGATTTTCGTCCTGCCCATGATCGACGCGGTGCGGGTCAGGACCGGAGAAAAGGGCGCCAAGTCCATTGAATAG
- the nifD gene encoding nitrogenase molybdenum-iron protein alpha chain, with the protein MSSAAKKLVNWTPTDIKADMLAKYPPKVARKRASQILINEALGNETPEITANVRTIPGIITMRGCTYAGCKGVILGPTRDIVNITHGPIGCGFYSWLTRRNQTDASAEGAENFMPYCFSTDMQDQDIIFGGEKKLQAAIQEAYDLFHPKAIAVFATCPVGLIGDDIHAVARKMKAKFGDCNVFAFSCEGYKGVSQSAGHHIANNKIFSEVVGENDAEKPGQFKINLLGEYNIGGDGFEIDRILKKCGITNISTFSGNSTYDQFASAHKADLSAVMCHRSINYVADMLETKFGIPWIKVNFIGAKSTAKSLRKIAEYFGDPGLTARVEEVIAEEMPAVDAVVSDVLPRTTGKTAMLFVGGSRAHHYQDLFAEMGMKTVAAGYEFAHRDDYEGRHVIPNLKVDADSRNIEEIEVEADEKRYAPRKTSEEMARLEAAGLKFKEYDGLIPDMDHRTLVVDDLNQYEAEKLVEIMRPDVFCAGIKEKFSIQKLGIPMKQLHSYDSGGPYAGFQGAVNFYHEIDRLVNSRVWSYMKAPWQETPELSATYVWE; encoded by the coding sequence ATGTCATCAGCTGCAAAAAAGCTCGTCAACTGGACACCCACCGACATCAAGGCGGACATGCTCGCCAAGTATCCGCCCAAGGTGGCCAGAAAGCGCGCCTCCCAGATCCTCATCAACGAGGCGCTCGGCAACGAAACGCCTGAAATAACGGCCAACGTGCGCACCATCCCCGGCATCATCACCATGCGCGGCTGCACCTACGCAGGTTGCAAGGGCGTTATCCTCGGGCCCACCCGTGACATCGTCAACATCACCCACGGCCCCATCGGCTGCGGCTTCTATTCCTGGCTGACCCGCCGCAACCAGACCGACGCATCGGCCGAAGGCGCCGAGAACTTCATGCCGTATTGTTTTTCGACGGACATGCAGGACCAGGACATCATCTTCGGCGGCGAGAAGAAGCTCCAGGCCGCCATCCAGGAAGCCTACGACCTCTTCCATCCCAAGGCCATCGCGGTCTTCGCCACCTGTCCCGTCGGCCTCATCGGCGACGACATCCACGCCGTGGCGCGCAAGATGAAGGCCAAGTTCGGCGACTGCAACGTCTTTGCCTTCAGTTGCGAAGGGTACAAGGGCGTCAGCCAGTCCGCCGGCCACCACATCGCCAACAACAAGATCTTCAGCGAGGTGGTGGGCGAGAACGATGCCGAGAAGCCCGGCCAGTTCAAGATCAACCTTTTGGGCGAATACAACATCGGCGGCGACGGGTTCGAGATCGACCGCATCCTCAAAAAATGCGGCATCACCAACATCTCCACCTTCTCCGGCAACTCGACCTACGATCAGTTCGCCTCAGCCCACAAGGCCGACCTGTCCGCGGTCATGTGCCACCGCTCCATCAACTACGTGGCCGACATGCTCGAAACCAAGTTCGGCATTCCGTGGATCAAAGTCAACTTCATCGGCGCCAAATCCACGGCCAAGTCCCTGCGCAAGATCGCCGAGTATTTCGGTGATCCGGGCCTGACCGCCCGTGTGGAAGAGGTCATCGCCGAGGAGATGCCCGCCGTGGACGCCGTCGTCAGCGACGTGCTGCCCCGCACCACGGGCAAGACGGCCATGCTCTTCGTCGGCGGCTCCCGCGCCCATCATTATCAGGACCTCTTTGCCGAGATGGGCATGAAGACCGTGGCCGCAGGTTACGAGTTCGCCCACCGCGACGACTATGAAGGCCGCCACGTCATCCCGAATTTGAAGGTCGACGCCGACAGCCGCAACATCGAGGAAATCGAGGTCGAGGCGGACGAGAAGCGTTACGCCCCGCGCAAGACCTCCGAAGAGATGGCCAGGCTCGAAGCCGCCGGTCTGAAGTTCAAGGAATACGACGGCCTGATCCCGGACATGGACCACCGGACCCTCGTTGTCGATGACCTGAATCAATACGAAGCCGAAAAACTGGTCGAAATCATGAGGCCCGATGTTTTCTGCGCAGGCATCAAGGAAAAGTTCTCCATCCAGAAGCTGGGCATCCCCATGAAGCAGCTGCACAGCTACGATTCCGGCGGACCCTATGCGGGCTTTCAGGGTGCGGTCAATTTCTATCACGAAATCGACCGCCTCGTGAACAGCAGGGTCTGGAGCTACATGAAGGCCCCCTGGCAGGAAACCCCGGAACTCTCCGCTACGTACGTCTGGGAATAA
- the nifK gene encoding nitrogenase molybdenum-iron protein subunit beta, which translates to MLLRHTPTEIKDRSALTINPAKTCQPIGAMYAALGIHGCLPHSHGSQGCCAYHRSALTRHYKEPVSAATSSFTEGASVFGGGANLVTAIENIFTVYEPDVIAVHTTCLSETIGDDLPQMTDKAKKTGKVPEGKHVIYANTPSYVGSHVTGFSNMVKGMAKGFAVNTGRKNGRVNIIPGWVEPSDMEEVKRLATLMGLDIILFPDTSGVLNGALTGEYKMFPDGGTPVADLVAAGDAIGTLALGEWCSADAARWLDTQCKVPCTVLDMPFGLKATDRFIDTLRKVAGVSVPDTVAFERGQLVDLISDMHQYFYGKKVALVGDPDQVIALTEFLVSLDMKPVHIVTGTPGNKFEKRIDEITGEAGYKANVKAGGDMFLLHQWIKNEPVDLIIGNTYCKYIARDEDIPLLRFGFPILDRVGHQYFPTVGYKGGLHMLTRILDLILTRADRDASEEKFELVY; encoded by the coding sequence ATGCTACTTCGACACACCCCCACTGAAATAAAGGACCGCAGCGCCTTGACCATCAATCCGGCCAAGACCTGCCAGCCCATCGGGGCCATGTACGCGGCGCTGGGCATTCACGGCTGCCTGCCGCACTCCCATGGCTCCCAGGGCTGCTGCGCCTACCATCGCAGCGCCCTGACCCGGCATTACAAGGAACCCGTCTCGGCGGCGACCAGCTCTTTTACCGAAGGCGCCTCGGTCTTCGGCGGCGGCGCGAACCTGGTCACGGCCATCGAGAACATCTTCACGGTCTATGAGCCTGACGTCATCGCCGTGCACACCACCTGCCTGTCCGAGACCATCGGCGACGATCTGCCCCAGATGACCGATAAGGCCAAAAAGACCGGCAAAGTGCCGGAAGGCAAGCACGTCATCTACGCCAATACCCCCAGCTACGTCGGTTCCCACGTCACGGGTTTCTCCAACATGGTCAAGGGGATGGCCAAGGGCTTTGCCGTAAACACCGGCAGGAAGAACGGCCGCGTGAACATCATCCCCGGTTGGGTCGAACCTTCCGACATGGAAGAAGTGAAACGTTTGGCGACCCTCATGGGCCTTGATATCATCCTCTTCCCCGACACCTCCGGCGTCTTGAACGGCGCGCTGACCGGCGAGTACAAGATGTTCCCCGATGGTGGCACCCCGGTCGCGGACCTCGTGGCCGCAGGCGACGCCATCGGCACCCTGGCCCTGGGCGAATGGTGCTCGGCCGATGCGGCGCGCTGGCTCGACACCCAGTGCAAGGTGCCCTGCACGGTGCTGGACATGCCTTTTGGCCTCAAAGCCACGGACCGCTTCATCGACACCCTGCGCAAGGTGGCGGGGGTGAGCGTGCCCGACACCGTCGCCTTCGAGCGCGGCCAGCTCGTGGACCTCATCTCCGACATGCACCAGTACTTCTACGGCAAGAAGGTGGCCCTGGTCGGCGACCCTGATCAGGTCATCGCCCTGACCGAATTTCTGGTTTCGCTGGACATGAAGCCCGTGCACATCGTTACCGGAACCCCCGGCAACAAGTTCGAGAAGCGCATCGACGAGATCACGGGCGAGGCCGGCTACAAGGCCAACGTGAAAGCGGGTGGGGACATGTTTCTGCTGCACCAGTGGATCAAGAACGAGCCCGTCGATCTCATCATCGGCAACACCTACTGCAAGTACATCGCCCGCGACGAGGACATCCCGCTGCTGCGTTTCGGCTTTCCCATCCTCGACCGCGTCGGCCACCAGTACTTCCCGACCGTCGGCTACAAGGGCGGGCTGCATATGCTGACCAGGATTCTGGACCTGATCCTGACCCGCGCGGATCGCGACGCAAGCGAAGAGAAATTCGAACTCGTCTACTGA
- a CDS encoding NifB/NifX family molybdenum-iron cluster-binding protein, which yields MTLAPPQGFRPLVAVASSTGSTVDTHLGQAREFRIYGCDEGTVGLIGTRPAPAPGGGDIRWEGLAEVLSDCAYLLVASVGRKPLEILASKGVTVIEAEGWVQSLVRQLYGLADSN from the coding sequence ATGACTCTCGCACCTCCTCAAGGATTTCGCCCCCTGGTGGCAGTGGCCAGCAGCACGGGTTCGACCGTGGACACGCACCTCGGCCAGGCCCGGGAATTTCGGATCTACGGCTGCGACGAAGGCACCGTCGGGTTGATCGGCACCCGGCCCGCGCCCGCACCGGGCGGCGGGGACATCCGCTGGGAAGGACTGGCCGAAGTTCTTTCGGACTGCGCGTACCTGTTGGTCGCCAGCGTGGGGCGCAAACCCCTCGAAATTCTGGCCTCCAAGGGTGTGACGGTCATCGAGGCCGAAGGGTGGGTGCAGAGCCTAGTGCGTCAGCTCTATGGTCTGGCTGACTCGAATTAA
- a CDS encoding ferredoxin gives MAIPERQILVCQSFRVGGDPKGVCFKQTDGFLQYLEEEILARGLDILITATGCMKLCEKGPVMVVQPDNWWFGGVGSEEAIDAILDGIEAGEPCAEYLIA, from the coding sequence ATGGCCATTCCTGAAAGACAGATTCTGGTGTGTCAGAGCTTTCGCGTCGGCGGCGACCCCAAGGGCGTGTGCTTCAAACAGACCGACGGCTTTCTGCAATACCTCGAAGAAGAGATCCTGGCCCGGGGTCTCGATATTCTGATCACGGCCACGGGCTGCATGAAGCTGTGCGAAAAGGGCCCGGTCATGGTTGTCCAGCCTGACAACTGGTGGTTCGGAGGCGTTGGCAGCGAAGAAGCCATCGACGCCATCCTGGACGGCATCGAGGCCGGCGAGCCCTGCGCCGAATACCTGATCGCGTAA
- the nifE gene encoding nitrogenase iron-molybdenum cofactor biosynthesis protein NifE, whose protein sequence is MNKTILEERKSQMHRIGEEPFAMACNRPSLAGAVSQRACVFCGSRVVLYPIADALHLVHGPIGCATYTWDIRGAISSGPQLHRLSFSTDLQEMDVIFGGEKKLEASLRELIGLHSPKAAFVYSTCIVGLIGDDMEAVCRRVSADTGITVLPVMSEGFKGNKREGYAAACKAMFRLVGTGDTAGISPMSVNILGDFNLAGETWIVREYFKKMGVEAVANITGDGRVDDIRRCHGAALNLVQCSGATMELARMMEEKYGIPYQRVSYLGVEDMADSLYKVADFFADKDPQIKAKTVALVREELSVLMPKLAELRRDLEGKKVAMYVGGSFKAFSLIKAFRHLGMRVVVVGSQTGTEEDYKELAAISDPGTIIVDDANPLELAQFIKEKDVDVFVGGVKERPIAYKLGVGFCDHNHERKIALEGFVGMYNFAKEIHASVMSPVWKFMPRRAAGRVTCTTKEAVNG, encoded by the coding sequence ATGAACAAGACCATACTTGAAGAACGGAAAAGCCAGATGCACCGCATCGGCGAAGAGCCCTTCGCCATGGCCTGCAACCGTCCCAGCCTGGCTGGCGCGGTCAGTCAGCGGGCCTGCGTGTTTTGCGGTTCACGGGTGGTGCTCTACCCCATCGCCGACGCCCTGCATCTCGTGCACGGGCCCATCGGCTGCGCCACCTACACCTGGGACATCCGGGGCGCCATCTCCTCGGGTCCGCAACTGCATCGCCTCAGCTTTTCCACGGATCTGCAGGAAATGGACGTCATCTTCGGCGGCGAGAAGAAGCTCGAAGCATCCCTGCGCGAACTCATAGGTCTGCACAGTCCCAAGGCCGCCTTTGTCTATTCGACCTGCATCGTCGGTCTCATCGGCGACGACATGGAGGCCGTGTGCCGTCGCGTCTCCGCCGACACGGGCATAACCGTCCTGCCGGTCATGAGCGAAGGCTTCAAAGGCAACAAGCGCGAAGGCTACGCCGCCGCCTGCAAGGCCATGTTCCGGCTGGTCGGCACGGGCGACACGGCGGGCATCTCGCCCATGAGCGTGAACATCCTGGGAGACTTCAACCTGGCGGGTGAGACATGGATCGTGCGCGAATATTTCAAGAAGATGGGAGTGGAGGCCGTGGCCAACATCACCGGCGACGGGCGGGTGGACGACATCCGGCGCTGTCACGGCGCGGCGCTCAATCTGGTGCAGTGCTCCGGGGCGACCATGGAGCTCGCGAGGATGATGGAGGAAAAATACGGCATTCCCTACCAGCGGGTATCCTACCTTGGCGTGGAGGACATGGCCGATTCCCTCTACAAGGTGGCCGATTTTTTTGCCGACAAGGACCCGCAGATAAAGGCCAAGACCGTGGCCCTGGTACGCGAGGAACTCTCCGTGCTGATGCCGAAGCTGGCCGAGCTGCGTCGCGATCTCGAAGGCAAGAAGGTGGCCATGTATGTGGGCGGGTCCTTCAAGGCGTTTTCGCTGATCAAGGCCTTCCGGCACCTCGGGATGCGGGTCGTGGTCGTCGGCTCCCAGACCGGAACGGAAGAGGACTACAAGGAGCTGGCCGCCATCTCCGACCCCGGGACCATCATCGTCGATGACGCCAACCCCCTCGAACTGGCCCAGTTCATCAAAGAGAAGGATGTGGACGTGTTCGTCGGCGGGGTCAAGGAGCGGCCCATCGCGTACAAGCTGGGGGTGGGGTTTTGCGACCACAACCACGAGCGCAAGATCGCGCTGGAAGGCTTTGTCGGCATGTATAATTTTGCAAAAGAAATCCACGCCTCGGTCATGAGTCCGGTCTGGAAGTTCATGCCCCGGCGCGCTGCCGGTCGCGTGACCTGCACCACCAAGGAGGCCGTCAATGGCTAA
- a CDS encoding nitrogenase component 1 gives MANTYVSTTNACKMCTPMGAALVFKGIENAVPFLHGSQGCATYMRRYIISHYREPVDIASSALGEKSAVYGGGPNLKKGILNVMRKYDVDLVGVATTCLTETIGDDVGRYLYEFREEFSDLPLPELVHVATPSYSGTHMEGWHAAVRSLADQVVKDKAPDHGGVNLLPGFLSPADYRYLGSLGERAGVRFTMLPDLSRTMDGVIWDDYHSLPDGGTPVAEIRAMGGAAGSIEFGMSGGLAESASGVLERKFGVPARKTMIPIGLRATDRFMDTLSELTGCDMPEQDAFDRGRLLDAMVDGHKYIFGKRAVVYGEEDFVIAMCSFLGEIGIQPVLAATGTQSDRFGKALIEALGDVCQAMPVIRSGADFKDIEEEAAELAPDLLVGHSKGYKLARAANIPLIRVGFPLHDRFGGQRILHVGYEGALALYDMLVNAVLEKSQDECPVGYGYL, from the coding sequence ATGGCTAATACCTACGTTTCCACCACCAATGCCTGCAAGATGTGCACGCCCATGGGCGCGGCCCTGGTCTTCAAGGGCATCGAAAACGCTGTTCCCTTTCTGCACGGCTCCCAGGGCTGCGCGACCTACATGCGCCGCTACATCATCAGCCACTATCGCGAGCCCGTGGACATCGCCTCCTCGGCCCTGGGCGAGAAGAGCGCTGTGTACGGCGGCGGGCCGAACCTCAAGAAAGGCATTTTGAATGTCATGCGCAAGTACGACGTGGACCTGGTCGGCGTGGCCACGACCTGCCTGACCGAGACCATCGGCGATGACGTTGGTCGCTATCTCTACGAATTTCGTGAGGAATTTTCCGATCTGCCGCTGCCTGAGCTGGTTCATGTGGCCACGCCCAGCTACTCGGGCACGCACATGGAAGGCTGGCACGCGGCCGTGCGCTCCCTGGCCGATCAGGTGGTCAAGGACAAGGCCCCGGACCACGGCGGAGTGAACCTGCTGCCCGGCTTCCTGTCCCCGGCGGACTATCGATATCTCGGCTCTTTGGGCGAGAGGGCGGGCGTGCGCTTCACCATGCTCCCGGACCTCTCCCGGACCATGGATGGCGTGATCTGGGACGATTACCATTCCCTGCCCGACGGCGGGACGCCCGTGGCCGAGATCCGGGCCATGGGCGGGGCGGCCGGAAGCATCGAGTTTGGCATGTCCGGTGGACTGGCGGAATCCGCTTCCGGGGTTCTGGAGCGCAAGTTCGGCGTCCCGGCCCGCAAGACCATGATTCCCATTGGCCTCAGGGCCACGGACAGGTTCATGGATACTTTGAGCGAACTTACGGGCTGCGACATGCCCGAACAGGACGCCTTTGATCGGGGTCGTCTGCTGGACGCCATGGTCGACGGACACAAGTACATTTTCGGCAAGCGGGCCGTGGTTTATGGCGAGGAGGATTTCGTGATCGCGATGTGCTCCTTCCTGGGCGAGATCGGCATCCAGCCCGTCCTGGCCGCCACGGGCACCCAGAGCGACCGCTTCGGCAAGGCCCTGATCGAAGCTCTGGGCGATGTCTGCCAGGCCATGCCGGTCATCAGAAGCGGCGCCGATTTCAAGGACATCGAGGAAGAGGCGGCCGAGCTCGCTCCCGATCTGCTGGTCGGGCACAGCAAGGGCTACAAGCTGGCCCGCGCGGCGAATATCCCGCTCATCCGGGTCGGCTTTCCCCTCCACGACCGCTTCGGCGGTCAGCGCATCCTGCATGTCGGTTACGAAGGGGCGCTCGCGCTCTACGACATGCTGGTCAACGCCGTTCTGGAGAAGAGCCAGGATGAGTGTCCGGTTGGGTATGGGTATTTGTAG
- the nifB gene encoding nitrogenase cofactor biosynthesis protein NifB, with protein sequence MSKAKDRSQHPCFNKSSSGSCGRVHLPVAPGCNIQCNYCNRKYDCVNESRPGVTSAILPPDRAVEYLDEVLKKEPRITVVGIAGPGDPMAEAKRTLETIERINAKYPNMLYCLSSNGLALPEHVDRLAELGVTHVTVTMNAVDPEIGAKIYSWVRVGKVVYRGVEGAKILLERQLESIRLLKAKGITVKVNSIIIPGVNDHHLIEVAKVAASLGADIQNLIPLHPTADTPFAEMEEPSKELIHELRAKGGELVPQMTHCKRCRADAVGLLCSDRSSELITTLNNLACGSKAGANPYVAVATREGMLVNMHLGEALNFQIWAPQGKSARMIEERQAPEVGCGPERWHKLAEVLHDCSLVLAEAVGKQPLQVLGEHGITVLECTGLIADIVTEHYQGGDVMRYKIRTHKAGCAGMGGGCG encoded by the coding sequence ATGTCCAAAGCAAAAGATAGATCACAGCATCCCTGTTTCAATAAGAGTTCCTCCGGTTCCTGCGGGCGGGTGCATCTGCCCGTGGCTCCGGGCTGCAATATCCAGTGCAACTACTGCAACCGCAAGTACGACTGCGTGAACGAGTCCCGCCCCGGCGTGACCAGCGCCATCCTGCCTCCGGACAGGGCGGTGGAGTATCTGGACGAGGTCCTCAAAAAAGAGCCGCGCATCACCGTGGTCGGCATCGCCGGACCCGGCGATCCCATGGCCGAGGCGAAGCGCACCCTTGAAACCATTGAGCGGATCAACGCCAAATATCCGAACATGCTCTACTGCCTGTCCTCCAACGGGCTGGCCCTGCCCGAACACGTGGATCGTCTGGCCGAGCTGGGCGTGACCCATGTCACCGTGACCATGAACGCCGTGGACCCCGAGATCGGGGCCAAGATCTATTCCTGGGTGCGGGTCGGCAAGGTGGTCTATCGGGGCGTGGAAGGGGCGAAGATCCTGCTCGAACGTCAGCTCGAATCCATCCGCCTCTTGAAAGCCAAAGGCATCACCGTGAAGGTGAACAGCATCATCATCCCCGGCGTGAACGATCATCATTTGATCGAGGTAGCCAAGGTCGCAGCTAGCCTGGGCGCGGACATCCAGAATCTCATCCCGTTGCACCCGACGGCGGACACCCCTTTTGCCGAGATGGAGGAGCCTTCCAAGGAACTCATCCACGAGCTACGGGCCAAAGGCGGCGAGCTCGTGCCGCAGATGACCCATTGCAAACGCTGCCGGGCCGATGCCGTGGGCCTCTTGTGTTCGGACCGCTCCAGCGAACTGATCACGACTCTGAACAACCTGGCCTGCGGGTCCAAAGCGGGAGCCAATCCTTACGTGGCGGTGGCCACGCGTGAAGGCATGCTCGTCAATATGCACCTGGGCGAGGCCTTAAACTTTCAGATCTGGGCGCCGCAGGGCAAGAGCGCGCGCATGATCGAGGAGCGGCAGGCGCCGGAAGTGGGCTGTGGGCCTGAACGCTGGCATAAGCTTGCCGAAGTCCTGCATGACTGTTCCCTGGTCCTGGCCGAAGCGGTCGGAAAACAGCCCCTGCAGGTTTTGGGCGAACATGGCATTACAGTGCTTGAATGCACTGGGCTCATCGCCGACATTGTGACGGAACATTATCAGGGGGGAGACGTCATGCGGTACAAGATCCGCACCCACAAGGCCGGTTGCGCAGGTATGGGGGGCGGCTGCGGCTGA